TAGCTGGGTAGCTACGTGTGGACGGGATAAGTGCTGAAAGCATCTAAGCATGAAGCCCCCCTCAAGATGAGATTTCCCATCACGCAAGTGAGTAAGACCCCTTAGAGATGATGAGGTTGATAGGTCTGGTGTGGAAGCGTGGTGACACGTGGAGCTGACAGATACTAATCGGTCGAGGGCTTATCCTTAAAAAGCATAACGTTTGGAAACGTCGTATCTAGTTTTGAGAGAACATAAAAAAATGATGAAAATCATTAAAAAATCTCTTGCAAAATGCTTTAAAATATAATAAAATTTATCTTGTCCCAACAGGATAAATGATTTTGAGAGTGTTACATAAGTAACAAGGTCCAGTGATGATGGCGAAGAGGTCACACCCGTTCCCATACCGAACACGGAAGTTAAGCTCTTCAGCGCCGATGGTAGTTGGGGGTTTCCCCCTGTTAGAGTAGGACGTCGCTGGGCTAAAATCTCAAAATTCCAACTTAGTTGTGGATTTTCATTACATTATTCCACAGTAGCTCAGTGGTAGAGCTATCGGCTGTTAACCGATCGGTCGCAGGTTCGAGTCCTGCCTGTGGAGCCATTTTTACTTGCTTCCATAGCTCAGCAGGTAGAGTGCTTCCATGGTAAGGAAGAGGTCACCGGTTCGAGCCCGGTTGGAAGCTCCATATCATATACTTAAACAAAACAAACAGTTATGGCCCGTTGGTCAAGCGGTTAAGACACCGCCCTTTCACGGCGGTAACACGGGTTCGAATCCCGTACGGGTCACCATTTCTTATAAACACTTTGGAGGATTAGCTCAGCTGGGAGAGCACCTGCCTTACAAGCAGGGGGTCGGCGGTTCGAACCCGTCATCCTCCACCATTTTTTTTGCTTGCCGGTTTAGCTCAATTGGTAGAGCAACTGACTTGTAATCAGTAGGTTGGGGGTTCAAGTCCTCTAGCCGGCACCATGTTTACTTACTATGATAGTAGACACAAAAGCACATATTGGTGCTTGAAGAGTAACGTCTCTTTTTTTATGTGGAGGGGTAGCGAAGTGGCTAAACGCGGCGGACTGTAAATCCGCTCCCTCCGGGTTCGGCGGTTCGAATCCGTCCCCCTCCACCATCTTATGTTTAACGATTCAAAAGTTAGACGATACTAATTGAATACGCGGGTGTAGTTTAGTGGTAAAACAAGAGCCTTCCAAGCTCTGGTCGTGAGTTCGATTCTCATCACCCGCTCCATTTATTTCTTCGGGGCTTTAGCTCAGCTGGGAGAGCGCCTGCCTTGCACGCAGGAGGTCAGCGGTTCGATCCCGCTAAGCTCCACCATATACATAATCATTATACTTCAGGCGATGCCTGGAGTTTTTTTGTTGTTTTAGGAGACTTTTAAATATTTCACGTTTGATAGAAATATTAACTTTTCGGCTGCTAGTATATAGTGTGATCACGTAAACGTATACTTGAGTCAGTTTTGGAGTAGGGTTAAGGGTATGTGGCTTATAAGTATTGTCGAACTATGACGACTCGCCGATATAGGAGCAAAACTCGCCGAATTATAGCCGAAAATCGCCGTATTATCTGCGAAATATCTAGAATTATTGCTGATATTTCTAGAATTAGCTCCACAAATACCCCGAATGGTATTGCTTTAGCGGTCTATTTTTCAACTCATGTAACGGCACCTTCTAAAGAATCCCCATTTCAGTACTGACAAGTTAAAACAGAGTTCTGCTCATTAAGAAAAAACGGAAAGAAGATGGCTCGAAGCCATCTTCTTTTTATCCTTTCTTAACCCAAACCTTATAAATATGTAACTTAAGGTCGAAAGCGCTTTCTTTTCGGTATATCTATGCAAGATTTTGTCCAGTTGAACCATGAAATCCCTTACAGCTACAATAGAGGTAGTGATTCTTTAGTTTTTTGTGTTTTTCATAAGGGAGGAAGAAAAAATGTTGAAAGATATTACAGTAATCGGTGTACCGATGGATTTAGGACAAATGCGCCGCGGTGTGGATATGGGGCCGAGTGCGATTCGATATGCAGGTGTTGTTGAACGCCTTGAAAACCTGGATTATCGTGTAGAAGATTTTGGTGATATAGATATTGCTCGTCCAGAAAAACAAAGTAATGAAAACGAAGGCAATCTAAAAAATTTAAAGGGTGTAATTGAAGCGAGTGAAAAGCTCTCACAAACTGTTTCAACTGTAATCTCCAACAAGAAATTTCCACTTGTTTTAGGGGGAGACCATAGTATTGCGATCGGTACCTTAGCTGGGGTTTCTAAGCACTACGAGAATTTAGGTGTTATCTGGTATGATGCACATGGGGATTTAAATACAGCGGATACATCTCCGAGTGGAAACATCCATGGGATGCCTCTTGCTGTTAGTATTGGTATTGGTCATGAGAGACTTACAAACATAAGCGATTACACACCAAAGATTAAACCTGAAAATATAGTGATTATTGGAGCTCGTTCTTTAGATGAAGGAGAACGTGAGCTGATTAAAGAAAAAGGAATTAAAGTATATACGATGCATGAAGTTGATCGTCTTGGGATGGCGAAAGTTATGGAAGAGACGATTGAATACTTAGCACATACAGATGGTGTTCACTTGAGTCTTGATTTAGATGGTCTTGATCCACATGATGCACCTGGTGTTGGAACGCCAGTACTCGGAGGAATCAGCTATAGAGAGAGTCACTTGGCGATGGAAATGCTTGCTGAAGCAGAGGTTATTACTTCAGCAGAATTTGTAGAGGTTAATCCTATTTTAGATGAAAAGAACAAAACAGCGACGGTTGCTGTAGCTCTAATGGGTTCTTTATTTGGAGAAAAGCTACTATAATAGACTTAGAAAAAATAAAAACAGTTGCCTCTTTATAGATGCAACTGTTCTTTTTCATTTATGCGCTGATATTGGTTAAGCAGGTGATCAATCTCTTGTGAGAGCTCAACTACTTCTTGTGCGATTAGTGGAAGGTGTTTTGAGAGTTCATTCATTTGCTGTCTGGAGTGTTCGATCTGTTCGATTAATAAATCTCTGTGCATACAAACTACCCCTTTCTGCCTCAGCATAATATTTTATATGATTAATATTCCCAGGGCTGATTTGTTTGAAACGCATTATTTAGAAAAAAATACCTTTTTATTTCGTCAAATTCTGCAACATGATAAAATAAAAAAATATGAAAAGATTTGAAACTAATGAAACGCTGGTACGTAAATAAAATCCGAGTGGTGATAAAATAATGGACGCCTTAATAGCGAATATGGTGACCCAAGTAAAAAAAGGGGACCAAGAAGCGTTTGAAGGCATTGTGGACCTGTTTAAAGATAAAATATACCGGCATTGTTTCCGGATGGTCGGCAATGGACATGAAGCAGAAGATCTAGCACAAGAAACTTTTTTAAGAGCTTACCGTAATATAGGTAAGTACAATAGTGAATACAAATTTTCAACCTGGATTTTTCGTATCGCTACAAATCTCTGTATCGACAGGTTAAGGAAGAAGAAACCGGATTATTATCTGGATGCAGAAGTACCAGGTACAGAAGGTGCTACTATGTATAGTCAACTTTCTAGTGAAGAGCCCCTACCTGAAGAAGTGGTTACTGAGAATGAAGAGTGGAATGAACTCCAGGCAGAAATTATGAAGCTTCCTGAAAAATACAGGACAGCTATTCTTTTAAAATACGTTGAAGATCTCTCGTTAGAAGAGATCAGCAAGATTATGGACATACCCGTTCCAACAGTAAAAACTCGTATACATCGAGGTCGGGAAGCGTTGAAGAAAGTATTTCAAATGGTTGTAAAAACGAGGTGATAAAAATGCATTGTGAAGCTTCCGTATATGATGAATTAATGAATAAAGTACTTGATGGTGATGCGACGAAAGAAGAAGAACAAAACTTTCACAATCATCTTAAGGATTGTGAGACGTGTAGAGAAGAGTTTGAGCTGCTGACGGTTACATTGAAGGAATTGCAGCTGCAATCCCATATCAAGGCACCAGATGGCTTTACAGAGGCTGTGATGGCTAAACTGCCTAAAGAGAGGCAACAAGTAAAGTGGATGCGTTGGATGAAGAGCCATCCTGCTCTAACAGCTGCAGCGATTTTTGTGTTCTTTATGGCAGCATCCGTGTTCACGAGCTATAATCAACAAGACCTAGCCGTTGTAAAAGGCGAAGGTAACCTGCAGATTAAAAAGAATGAGCGAGTAGTAGTCGTTCCTGCTGGTGAAACCATTAAAGGCGACTTAGTTGTAGAGAATGCAGATGTTCGAATAGAAGGCAGAGTTGAAGGTGACGTAACGGTCATAAAAGGCGATCAATATCTTGCATCAGCTGGAGAAGTAACGGGCCACAGTCAGGAAATTGGTCAAGTGGTCGAATGGGTATGGTATAAGTTAAAATCTTTGGTTAGTACGAATAATGAAGCAATGAATGATACTCATAAGGAAAGCCGTGTCCATACGGCTTTTTTTCTTGTTCAATTTCACTAAACTAAAAATATCAGCCAACCATCATTAGTAAAACATGTGAGTGTCATGCCAAGTTTTCTTTACATTGAGGTATGCTATAATAAGTAGGTTAAAATTATTTCAGAGTGTTTAAAAGAATACTACTTCATATGAGGTTTTCAATAATAATTTATAACCACTAAATACTTCAACTTGGAAGACAAACCGGGTTGGGAGGGAATTTATGTTACCAATCGCAGATTTTAATATATTCAATTACATTACACAGATCATAGATATCTTGTTAGTGACGTATGTGATCTATAAGCTGATCATGTTGATACGTGGAACGAAAGCCGTTCAATTGTTAAAAGGGATAACCGTAATCATTGTGGTTTGGTTCCTTAGCAGTTCGTTTGATCTTAGAACGATGTCTTGGCTGATGGATAAAGTGATTACATACGGTCTTCTTGCCATCATCATCATTTTCCAACCAGAGTTAAGACGAGCGTTAGAGCAACTTGGACGTGGAAAGTTCTTTTCTCGTACCGGACTGCCTGAGGAAGAAGAAACGGAAAAAGCCATTGCAGCGATCTGTAAGTCGACGAACTATATGTCTAAGCGACGTATAGGAGCAATTATGTCAATTGAGCGAGAAACAGGATTAAGTGAGTACGTGGAAACAGGTATTCCGATTAAAGCGCATCTCTCTTCCGAATTATTGACGAATATATTTGTACCGAACACGCCGTTACATGATGGAGCTGTCATCATTAAACAAAGTCAGATCTATGCAGCAGGTTGCTACTTACCATTAACGGAAAGTCCGTTTGTTTCAAAAGAGCTTGGAACAAGACATAGAGCGGCACTAGGGATCAGTGAAGTAACAGATGCCATAACGGTTATCGTTTCTGAGGAAACAGGTACGATCTCTCTTACGAAGAATGGAGAAATCTATCGTAACCTGGACGAAGAGTCATTAAGAAATTTGTTAAACGCAGAATTGATTATTGCCAACAAGTCCACTTCCTCAACTCGCTGGAATTGGAGGGGAAAGAAAAATGGACAAACTCCTTAGTAGTTCATGGTTTGTAAAAATTATTGCTTTCCTCCTTGCCCTCATGATGTATACGATCGTAACGATGGAGACGCAGGAAGAAGCAGCGAACAATTCGATATTCTCAAAAATGTATACAGAAAGTGAGACGATCGAGAACGTACAGATCAAACCGTACTTTGATGACAATCAATATGTTCTTACCGATATGCCATCATCGGTCGACCTTACATTAACAGGATCCAGCCGTTTGATTACAAAGGCGACAAAAGTGGATAAAGAATTCGAAGTCTATATTGACCTAACCAATATGAAACCTGGAAACAAGCGGGTTAAAGTTCAAGTTCAAGGTCTGCCTGAGGGTGTTAAGGCCAAGATTAACCCTGATTACGTGGATGTTATTCTGCATAAAAAAGTAACAAAAGAGATGAACGTTAATGTGGACTTGAAAAACAAAAGAAAAATGCCTGAAGGATATACAGCAGGTGAAGTTGAGTTCTCACCGAGAACGGTCGATGTGACAGGTGCTGAAGGGATGATCGAACAGATTTCATTCATTACAGGGTTCGTTGATGTAACGGATGCAGATGAAGCGATTCAAACAAAAGTTCCTCTGCGTGCATACAATCAACAAGGAGATTTAATTGATGTTCAGATCAACCCAGGAGTAGCTGAAGTATCCGTACCGATCAAGAAACCGAAGAAAACGGTACCGATATCTATCGAAACGAAAGGGGAATTAGATGAGGGACTTTCCCTTCAATCGATCACATCTGATCCAAGTGAGATTACATTAACTGGTACAACAACTTCTTTGGATAAAATTGATTCATTTAAAGAGATAACGATAGATTTAAGCGAGATCAAAAAAGATACGACACTGACCGTTGATGTCCCAGTACCAGATGGGATCGACGACGTTTCATTAGAAGAAGTAAAAGTAGAAGTGAACGTTGAAGAAACAGGTACTGAAGCAGAAACGGAAACAGAAGCGGGCAATGAACCAGAAACAGAACCAGAAGTCGATCAAGAGACGACAAAAACATTCAGTGATGTTCCATTAACACTGCTCGGAAGCGATGCTGACAAACAAGCAACGATATTAGATCCAGCAGATGGTGTTGTAGATGTAACGGTAAGAGGAAAAAAGAGTGTGCTCAATTCTCTTAAAAAGTCAGATCTGCAGGGAATCGTAGATGTGAGTTCACTTGATCAAGGAACACATAACGTGAAGATAGATTGGAAAAATCCAGGGGATGTTGAACTTACAGGTACAGTTCAGGAAGCCAGTGTGGAAATTCAAACAGAGACTAGCAGTCAATAGTTGAAGGAGAGAGCAATAATGGGAAAATATTTTGGTACTGACGGAGTTAGAGGAGTTGCAAATACAGAGCTTACGCCTGAATTAGCATTTAAATTAGGACGCTTTGGAGGGTATGTTCTTACAAAAAATACAGAAAGACCTAAAATCTTAATCGGACGTGACACGCGTATTTCGGGACAAATGCTAGAAGGTGCTCTTGTGGCAGGTCTTCTATCCATTGGTGCAGAAGTGATGCGTTTAGGCGTAATCTCGACTCCTGGAGTTGCTTTCTTAACAAAAGCTTTAGGCGCACAAGCGGGTGTAATGATCTCAGCGTCACATAACCCTGTAGCGGATAACGGCATCAAATTCTTTGGAGCAGACGGTTTTAAACTGTTAGATGAGCAAGAAAATGAGATTGAAGCCCTTTTAGATAATGAAACGGATGAACTTCCACGTCCTGTAGGCGGCGACTTAGGTTCAGTCAGCGATTATTTTGAAGGCGGACAAAAGTATATGCATTATCTGAAACAAACGATTCCTGGAGATTTTTCTGGTCTTCATATCGCTTTAGACTGTGCGCACGGAGCGACATCGTCACATGCACCGCATCTGTTTGCTGATCTTGAAGCAGACATCTCAACGATGGGTACAAGTCCGAACGGCTTAAACATCAATGAAGGTGTAGGAAGTACACATCCTGAAAAGCTTGCTGAACTTGTAAAGGAAAAAGGCTGCGACATGGGACTTGCATTTGACGGAGATGGAGACCGTTTGATCGCGATCGATGAAAAAGGAAACATTGTCGATGGAGACCAAATCATGTTCATCTGTGCGAAGCACCTGAAAGAGCAAGGGCGTTTGAAGCAAGATACAGTCGTTTCAACCGTAATGAGTAACTTAGGCTTCTATAAAGCTGTAGAAGCAAACGAGATGAAATCGGCGCAAACGGCAGTAGGTGACCGTTACGTAATGGAAGAGATGCGCAAGAACGACTTTAATCTAGGTGGAGAACAGTCTGGTCATATCATCTTCTTAGATTACACAACGACTGGAGACGGACTTCTATCTGGCATTCAGCTTGCTTCAATCTTAAAAGCAACTGGAAAGCCATTATCAGAGCTTGCAGGTGAGATGACAAAATTTCCGCAGCTTCTTATCAATGTGAAGGTTGCGGATAAGTCTAAATTAAACGGCAACGATGCGATCAAAGCTGCCATCGACAAAGTAGAAACAGAGCTTGAAGGAAACGGCCGAGTTCTCGTTCGTCCTTCTGGAACGGAGCCACTCGTGCGTGTAATGGTTGAAGCTCCAACAGAAGAACTCTGCCAAGAGCATGCGGATAAAATCGTAGAA
This is a stretch of genomic DNA from Fictibacillus halophilus. It encodes these proteins:
- the glmM gene encoding phosphoglucosamine mutase; this translates as MGKYFGTDGVRGVANTELTPELAFKLGRFGGYVLTKNTERPKILIGRDTRISGQMLEGALVAGLLSIGAEVMRLGVISTPGVAFLTKALGAQAGVMISASHNPVADNGIKFFGADGFKLLDEQENEIEALLDNETDELPRPVGGDLGSVSDYFEGGQKYMHYLKQTIPGDFSGLHIALDCAHGATSSHAPHLFADLEADISTMGTSPNGLNINEGVGSTHPEKLAELVKEKGCDMGLAFDGDGDRLIAIDEKGNIVDGDQIMFICAKHLKEQGRLKQDTVVSTVMSNLGFYKAVEANEMKSAQTAVGDRYVMEEMRKNDFNLGGEQSGHIIFLDYTTTGDGLLSGIQLASILKATGKPLSELAGEMTKFPQLLINVKVADKSKLNGNDAIKAAIDKVETELEGNGRVLVRPSGTEPLVRVMVEAPTEELCQEHADKIVEVVKAELV
- the rocF gene encoding arginase, whose protein sequence is MLKDITVIGVPMDLGQMRRGVDMGPSAIRYAGVVERLENLDYRVEDFGDIDIARPEKQSNENEGNLKNLKGVIEASEKLSQTVSTVISNKKFPLVLGGDHSIAIGTLAGVSKHYENLGVIWYDAHGDLNTADTSPSGNIHGMPLAVSIGIGHERLTNISDYTPKIKPENIVIIGARSLDEGERELIKEKGIKVYTMHEVDRLGMAKVMEETIEYLAHTDGVHLSLDLDGLDPHDAPGVGTPVLGGISYRESHLAMEMLAEAEVITSAEFVEVNPILDEKNKTATVAVALMGSLFGEKLL
- the cdaA gene encoding diadenylate cyclase CdaA; protein product: MLPIADFNIFNYITQIIDILLVTYVIYKLIMLIRGTKAVQLLKGITVIIVVWFLSSSFDLRTMSWLMDKVITYGLLAIIIIFQPELRRALEQLGRGKFFSRTGLPEEEETEKAIAAICKSTNYMSKRRIGAIMSIERETGLSEYVETGIPIKAHLSSELLTNIFVPNTPLHDGAVIIKQSQIYAAGCYLPLTESPFVSKELGTRHRAALGISEVTDAITVIVSEETGTISLTKNGEIYRNLDEESLRNLLNAELIIANKSTSSTRWNWRGKKNGQTP
- a CDS encoding CdaR family protein → MDKLLSSSWFVKIIAFLLALMMYTIVTMETQEEAANNSIFSKMYTESETIENVQIKPYFDDNQYVLTDMPSSVDLTLTGSSRLITKATKVDKEFEVYIDLTNMKPGNKRVKVQVQGLPEGVKAKINPDYVDVILHKKVTKEMNVNVDLKNKRKMPEGYTAGEVEFSPRTVDVTGAEGMIEQISFITGFVDVTDADEAIQTKVPLRAYNQQGDLIDVQINPGVAEVSVPIKKPKKTVPISIETKGELDEGLSLQSITSDPSEITLTGTTTSLDKIDSFKEITIDLSEIKKDTTLTVDVPVPDGIDDVSLEEVKVEVNVEETGTEAETETEAGNEPETEPEVDQETTKTFSDVPLTLLGSDADKQATILDPADGVVDVTVRGKKSVLNSLKKSDLQGIVDVSSLDQGTHNVKIDWKNPGDVELTGTVQEASVEIQTETSSQ
- a CDS encoding aspartyl-phosphate phosphatase Spo0E family protein, whose product is MHRDLLIEQIEHSRQQMNELSKHLPLIAQEVVELSQEIDHLLNQYQRINEKEQLHL
- a CDS encoding anti-sigma factor family protein, translated to MHCEASVYDELMNKVLDGDATKEEEQNFHNHLKDCETCREEFELLTVTLKELQLQSHIKAPDGFTEAVMAKLPKERQQVKWMRWMKSHPALTAAAIFVFFMAASVFTSYNQQDLAVVKGEGNLQIKKNERVVVVPAGETIKGDLVVENADVRIEGRVEGDVTVIKGDQYLASAGEVTGHSQEIGQVVEWVWYKLKSLVSTNNEAMNDTHKESRVHTAFFLVQFH
- the sigW gene encoding RNA polymerase sigma factor SigW, which codes for MDALIANMVTQVKKGDQEAFEGIVDLFKDKIYRHCFRMVGNGHEAEDLAQETFLRAYRNIGKYNSEYKFSTWIFRIATNLCIDRLRKKKPDYYLDAEVPGTEGATMYSQLSSEEPLPEEVVTENEEWNELQAEIMKLPEKYRTAILLKYVEDLSLEEISKIMDIPVPTVKTRIHRGREALKKVFQMVVKTR